Part of the Weissella coleopterorum genome is shown below.
TTTTCATCTTTATAAATATTTACCACAAGTATCAAAAAACTTTATAAAAAGAACCATCATTTTCTTTTAGTTTATCTTACCATGTTATATCACAATCTAAATACTATAAGCAATATTTGTAATAGATTGTTTTAACTTGCCTTAGCCCACTATCAATAACAGAAATGATAACTAAAAACATTCCCCCAATAAAACCAAACGTCGCTATTTCATGAACTTTTAATAGATTTCCTATGGCCAGCGGGATAATAGTCACCAAGATACTAATCCCCGCACCAACAAAACCTAAAAACAGTACTTTTTGATTCAAGTATCGAGTTGTCGCCTTACCTGGATTAATCTTATCTAGATAGTCCCCATTTTTTTCATACGTAAACTCAAATTATATGTATCAATTAGAATTTTTCCCGTTTTTTGTCACAAATGTTTACATTTTTCGGCGAATTAATGTATCCGCTTTCTTGACGATGTTTTTTAATCCTTTATTTTACGGTGTGAAGATTCTCTCAAACCCCTCAAAATGGCCAAATAGCGCCTTCATTTCAGCAATAAAAAAAGAATAATAATTAGCAAACCTGAACGGTCGTTAACATATTATTCTTACCATATAAAAATTATAATATTAGATTTTTTATTAATAGTTGTATATATACATATACAACTATTATTTAAAGTCTCAACCTTTGATCTAAAGGTTCCCTAGAAATCAATTAATTATGCCTAAAAATTAAAGTGTATTTTGGCGACTTAAATATAAAGTCAATAAAATACTAAGAGCCACCATAATAATTCCAAAAATTGGTGTCGCAATTAAGCCAATTTTAGATACCGTTTGTCCACCCAATAGTGAACCTAAGGTAATTCCAATATTAAATGCTGAGATGTTTAAGGCTGATGCAATTGAAATATCATTAGGCGTATACTTCTCGGCCATTTGAACAATGTATAATTGCAATCCCGGCACATTCATAAAGGCAAACAAACCAAGCAACATCACATTGAATAATCCCAACCAATGATTCCCCATTAGTAATAAGAATAAAATTAACGTAATTAAAAGGCCCAAAAACATCTTAACCAACGTTGGTAAAATATTTTGATTGGCAAACCGGCCACCGATCGTATTTCCCACAGCCACCATCAACCCATAAATCACCAAAATCAGTACAATCGCATTTGAACTCCAGTGCATCATATTCTGTAAAATGGGCGTGATAAAAGTATAAACCGTAAAGGTCGCACCATAACCTAATGCCGTAATCAACAATGCCATGAGAATAAACTTATTTTTTAAGACCCGAACAACTCCCATGAAACTGGTTTTCTTACCCCGTGGCAAATCATTTGGAATTAAGAAGTAGTTGGCAATTAACCCGAAAACAC
Proteins encoded:
- a CDS encoding MFS transporter, whose product is MENKTNPNLILFALALSAFAIGSTEFISVGLMPLLMQDFGISMELAGLTVSIYALGITIGAPILAVLTNHWPKKRLLLLIMLVFIIGNVTVATAPNFTVVLIGRVVSALAHGLFMSIASIIAADVVAPSHRASAIAVMFTGLTVATVTGVPLGTFIGQISTWHVSFYFIALIGVFGLIANYFLIPNDLPRGKKTSFMGVVRVLKNKFILMALLITALGYGATFTVYTFITPILQNMMHWSSNAIVLILVIYGLMVAVGNTIGGRFANQNILPTLVKMFLGLLITLILFLLLMGNHWLGLFNVMLLGLFAFMNVPGLQLYIVQMAEKYTPNDISIASALNISAFNIGITLGSLLGGQTVSKIGLIATPIFGIIMVALSILLTLYLSRQNTL